The proteins below are encoded in one region of Nitrospira lenta:
- a CDS encoding TlpA disulfide reductase family protein has protein sequence MADQVTSSQPTNQERPKGGSRLFILAAGAIVLVVTFAIVWLQSSKYEPLVVGKSAPDFSLTDLNDKPHRLSDFRGKVVFLNFWATWCAPCRDEMPSMEVLNKTFEKDGLVVLAVSIDRVTTTKDIPPFVKSLNLTFPVLIDSWGITDKPYKRLGVPETFIIDQQGIVREIIIGPKDWTRIDNLKTLATLLNVTPQPAFPQDRGTMKPGSSEGAL, from the coding sequence TTGGCTGATCAGGTCACGTCTTCTCAACCCACCAATCAAGAGCGGCCGAAGGGCGGCTCGCGGCTGTTTATCCTGGCTGCCGGCGCAATCGTGCTCGTGGTGACGTTTGCGATTGTCTGGTTGCAGAGTTCGAAGTACGAGCCGCTGGTGGTCGGCAAGTCTGCGCCGGATTTCTCTCTGACCGATCTGAACGACAAGCCCCACCGGCTCTCCGACTTTCGCGGGAAAGTGGTGTTTTTGAATTTTTGGGCGACCTGGTGCGCTCCCTGTCGGGATGAAATGCCTTCGATGGAGGTCCTCAATAAGACCTTTGAGAAAGACGGATTGGTCGTACTTGCCGTGAGCATCGATCGAGTGACGACCACGAAAGATATTCCTCCGTTCGTCAAAAGCCTGAATCTGACCTTCCCGGTCCTCATCGATTCGTGGGGCATCACGGACAAGCCCTATAAACGGCTGGGAGTGCCTGAGACCTTCATCATCGATCAGCAGGGCATTGTACGAGAGATCATCATCGGCCCGAAGGACTGGACGAGGATCGACAATCTCAAGACGCTCGCAACCTTACTGAATGTCACCCCCCAACCCGCATTCCCTCAGGACCGTGGTACGATGAAGCCAGGAAGTTCTGAAGGGGCATTATGA
- the ccsB gene encoding c-type cytochrome biogenesis protein CcsB, translated as MMKSLFLFDMTFWLYLAALVLYIGYLFARRPSMALAPAGHAPDNFDERDGVWATQLGQVATLVTIFGWMLNTGALFTRAFERMEHSGTFAPWSNQFEAMAYVSWAIILGYVLLEMRYKIKAIGAFVVGIGFIAMGAASLLPYRYQTAEPLVPALNSYWIYIHVSVTLTSYAAFATAGGLGVMYLFKERAERLGKTTGFYAAFPDLETIDELGYKAITVGFPMLAFGIILGAMWANYAWGGYWSWDPKETWSLIVWLIYGAYIHARMTRGWEGHKAAVYAVFGFLMVIFCFWGVNFLLSGLHAYA; from the coding sequence ATGATGAAATCCTTGTTCCTGTTCGATATGACCTTCTGGCTGTATCTGGCCGCCTTGGTGCTGTACATCGGGTATTTGTTCGCACGGCGCCCGTCGATGGCGCTCGCTCCGGCGGGCCATGCCCCCGACAATTTCGATGAGCGCGACGGCGTGTGGGCGACGCAGCTCGGGCAAGTCGCAACGCTCGTGACGATTTTCGGGTGGATGTTAAACACCGGCGCACTCTTCACCCGGGCATTCGAGCGGATGGAACATTCCGGGACCTTCGCGCCCTGGTCGAATCAATTCGAGGCGATGGCGTATGTCTCTTGGGCGATTATTCTCGGTTACGTGCTCCTGGAGATGCGCTACAAGATCAAGGCAATCGGGGCCTTCGTCGTTGGCATTGGCTTCATTGCCATGGGCGCGGCCTCGCTCCTGCCCTATCGGTATCAGACGGCGGAGCCGCTGGTCCCGGCGCTCAACAGCTATTGGATTTACATTCATGTGTCCGTGACCCTAACTAGCTATGCCGCATTTGCGACGGCGGGGGGCCTGGGCGTGATGTATCTGTTCAAAGAGCGGGCGGAGCGTCTTGGGAAAACAACCGGTTTCTATGCCGCATTTCCCGATCTCGAAACCATCGATGAGTTAGGGTACAAAGCCATCACCGTCGGGTTTCCCATGCTGGCCTTCGGGATTATTCTCGGAGCGATGTGGGCGAATTATGCGTGGGGCGGCTATTGGAGCTGGGACCCCAAAGAAACCTGGTCGCTGATCGTCTGGCTGATTTACGGTGCCTACATTCATGCCCGAATGACTCGCGGCTGGGAAGGGCACAAGGCGGCGGTCTATGCGGTGTTCGGATTCTTGATGGTCATTTTCTGTTTTTGGGGCGTGAATTTCTTGTTGTCCGGCTTACACGCGTACGCCTAG
- the resB gene encoding cytochrome c biogenesis protein ResB, translating into MNSQPDVLPKEPSIRPSTPGLGWDEFSRELVEFFASVKLAIFLFLFIAITATIGTVIQQGERAEVYVQEYGESAYRWFLRLGFTDVYHTWWFTSLLGLLCVNSLTCFYKRFPSVWRSMKQDKVGVTMAFIKNLKQQAEIPLDNTKEAVAQQLVHYFVTKGYRVLAKNEPGEVTVYATKGVMGRVGAHMAHLSATVIIFGGLLGTYYGFQEFGVCLEGQTYHIPRGNFDLKVDKFWIDYHENGSVKSYNSTLTVVDGGQSVVTKTISVNDPLVYKGIWFYQSSYGDAWDQVEVARVNIKDKETDKVVKTVDLEWQKEQSLPDLNVKLSITDFVADFAFNSTEKKVYSKTIEHANPAVKLVISERDSVQATPWIFQQFPDLFNIKDSKYQFELVGYKPRKFTGLQIAKNPGINIVWTGCTMIVVGITLSSFIFHRRLWAKIVPSQTGVTVHLGGTTHKSQIDFQKEFRKLTEKIRTFQA; encoded by the coding sequence ATGAATAGCCAACCTGACGTCCTCCCCAAAGAGCCTTCAATCCGTCCGTCGACTCCCGGTCTCGGCTGGGATGAGTTCTCGCGTGAACTCGTCGAGTTCTTTGCATCCGTCAAACTCGCGATCTTCCTGTTTTTATTTATCGCGATTACCGCGACGATTGGGACGGTCATCCAGCAGGGTGAACGGGCCGAGGTCTATGTTCAGGAGTACGGGGAGAGCGCCTACCGGTGGTTCCTTCGCCTGGGGTTTACCGATGTCTATCACACCTGGTGGTTTACCAGTCTTCTCGGCCTGCTCTGTGTCAATTCGCTGACCTGCTTCTACAAGCGGTTTCCCTCCGTCTGGCGCTCCATGAAGCAGGACAAGGTGGGCGTCACGATGGCGTTCATCAAGAACCTCAAGCAGCAGGCTGAAATTCCCCTCGATAACACGAAAGAGGCGGTGGCCCAGCAATTAGTGCATTACTTCGTGACAAAGGGATACCGCGTACTGGCGAAGAATGAGCCGGGAGAAGTCACCGTTTACGCCACTAAAGGGGTGATGGGACGTGTCGGCGCCCACATGGCCCATTTGAGTGCGACGGTCATTATCTTCGGCGGGTTGCTTGGGACTTATTATGGGTTTCAGGAGTTCGGTGTCTGTCTCGAAGGCCAGACGTATCATATCCCTCGCGGCAACTTCGACTTGAAGGTCGATAAATTCTGGATCGACTATCACGAGAACGGGTCGGTCAAGTCGTACAATAGCACCTTGACGGTAGTGGACGGCGGACAGTCGGTCGTCACCAAGACGATCTCGGTGAATGATCCGCTGGTCTATAAGGGAATCTGGTTTTATCAATCCAGCTATGGCGACGCGTGGGACCAGGTCGAAGTCGCGCGGGTCAACATTAAGGATAAAGAGACCGACAAGGTGGTGAAGACGGTCGATCTCGAATGGCAGAAGGAACAGTCGCTGCCGGATCTCAATGTGAAATTATCGATCACGGACTTTGTCGCGGATTTTGCCTTCAACTCCACAGAGAAGAAGGTCTATTCGAAAACCATTGAGCATGCCAATCCTGCCGTGAAGCTGGTGATTAGTGAACGGGATTCGGTTCAAGCCACCCCGTGGATCTTTCAGCAATTCCCCGATCTCTTTAATATCAAGGATTCCAAGTATCAATTCGAGCTGGTTGGATACAAGCCGCGAAAGTTCACCGGGCTTCAGATTGCCAAAAATCCCGGGATCAATATCGTGTGGACTGGCTGTACGATGATCGTCGTCGGCATCACGCTTTCGTCGTTCATCTTCCATCGCCGTCTCTGGGCTAAGATTGTGCCGAGCCAGACGGGGGTGACGGTTCATCTCGGCGGGACGACTCATAAAAGCCAGATCGATTTTCAAAAAGAGTTTCGTAAGTTGACAGAAAAGATCCGGACCTTTCAGGCCTGA
- the metK gene encoding methionine adenosyltransferase — protein sequence MRNNYLFTSESVTEGHPDKIADQISDGILDAILAQDKYSRVACETILTTGIAFVAGEISTKAYVEIPDIIREVIKDVGYNDASWGFDSHTCSVLTAIHQQSGDIAMGVDSGGAGDQGLMFGYATNETTELMPMPIVLAHRLTKRLAEVRKKKILPWVRPDGKSQVTVEYKNGKPVRIDTIVVSTQHSPDVTNKQIERDIMEKVIKPVMPKGLYNPTSVKHHINPTGRFVVGGPMGDTGLTGRKIIVDTYGGHGSHGGGAFSGKDPTKVDRSASYMARYIAKNIVAAGLADKCEVQLAYAIGVADPVSVLVDTKGTEKMAVENLDKLVRKHFPLTPRGIIDHLKLRRPIFRKTAAYGHFGRNEPEFTWEKTDKAKALRRDAGL from the coding sequence ATGAGAAACAATTATCTATTTACTTCCGAATCAGTCACCGAAGGACATCCGGATAAAATTGCCGACCAGATTTCCGACGGCATTTTGGACGCGATCCTGGCCCAAGACAAATATTCACGCGTCGCCTGCGAGACGATTCTCACGACCGGCATCGCCTTTGTCGCCGGTGAAATCTCAACTAAGGCCTATGTGGAAATTCCCGATATCATCCGCGAGGTGATTAAAGATGTCGGCTATAACGATGCCTCCTGGGGATTCGACTCCCACACCTGTTCGGTTCTGACGGCCATCCACCAGCAATCCGGCGATATCGCCATGGGGGTGGATTCCGGTGGCGCGGGAGACCAGGGATTGATGTTCGGCTACGCCACCAACGAAACCACCGAGTTGATGCCAATGCCGATCGTCTTGGCCCACCGGCTCACCAAGCGCCTGGCGGAAGTGCGGAAGAAGAAAATCCTGCCGTGGGTCCGTCCAGACGGCAAGTCCCAAGTGACCGTGGAATACAAAAACGGGAAACCCGTGCGGATCGATACGATTGTCGTATCCACACAACATAGTCCCGACGTCACGAATAAGCAGATCGAACGCGACATCATGGAGAAGGTCATCAAGCCCGTCATGCCGAAGGGGCTCTACAACCCGACCAGCGTGAAGCACCACATCAACCCGACCGGCCGTTTCGTCGTCGGTGGTCCGATGGGCGATACCGGACTCACGGGCCGCAAGATCATCGTCGATACCTACGGCGGCCACGGCAGTCACGGGGGCGGAGCATTCTCCGGCAAGGATCCGACAAAGGTGGACCGCTCGGCCTCATACATGGCCCGCTACATCGCCAAAAACATCGTGGCCGCCGGGCTCGCCGACAAATGCGAAGTCCAGCTGGCCTATGCAATCGGCGTGGCCGATCCGGTTTCGGTGCTGGTCGATACGAAGGGCACGGAGAAAATGGCCGTCGAGAACCTCGACAAACTCGTGCGCAAGCATTTCCCGCTCACCCCACGCGGCATCATCGATCATCTCAAGCTCCGCCGGCCGATTTTCCGCAAGACAGCGGCCTACGGGCACTTCGGCCGCAATGAACCGGAGTTCACCTGGGAAAAGACCGACAAAGCCAAGGCCTTGCGCCGGGATGCAGGCCTTTAG
- the ahcY gene encoding adenosylhomocysteinase: MDYDVKDIKLADAGKLKIEWAEATMPVLRLIRKRFKRQQPLKGVRVTACLHVTTETANLAITLKAGGADVRLCASNPLSTQDDVAAALVQHEGIPTFAIKGEDNATYYRHIEAAIAHRPHLSMDDGADVVSHLHSKRKDLLRNVIGGTEETTTGVIRLRSMAEKKVLKFPVISVNDADTKHMFDNRYGTGQSTMDGIIRATNRLVCGSVFVIAGYGWCGRGIAMRAKGMGADVVVTEVDPLKALEAVMDGYRVMPMEEAAPIGDFFVTVTGNLKVIRGEHFAKMKDGAIVCNSGHFNVELDIPALEKLAKKRKVVRDGVEQFTYKNGNRVSLLGEGRLVNLATAEGHPSSVMDMSFANQALSAEYIVKNYKMLEKKVYPVPAVIDKEISRLKLAGMGVDIDKLTKEQEKYLASWEMGT; this comes from the coding sequence GTGGACTACGATGTGAAAGACATTAAGCTGGCAGACGCGGGCAAGTTAAAAATCGAATGGGCCGAAGCCACCATGCCGGTGCTGCGACTCATCCGGAAACGATTCAAACGGCAACAGCCGCTTAAGGGAGTCCGGGTCACAGCCTGTCTCCACGTCACCACGGAAACCGCCAACCTGGCAATCACGTTGAAAGCCGGCGGAGCCGACGTGCGCCTCTGCGCCTCAAACCCCCTCAGCACGCAGGACGACGTCGCCGCCGCGTTGGTTCAGCACGAAGGGATTCCCACCTTTGCCATCAAGGGCGAAGACAACGCCACCTACTATCGCCATATCGAAGCCGCCATCGCCCATCGTCCGCACCTCTCGATGGACGACGGCGCCGATGTCGTCTCGCACCTGCATTCCAAGCGGAAAGATCTGTTGCGCAACGTAATCGGTGGAACGGAAGAAACGACGACAGGCGTGATTCGCCTGCGCAGCATGGCCGAGAAGAAAGTCCTCAAGTTCCCGGTCATCTCCGTCAACGACGCTGATACCAAGCACATGTTCGACAATCGGTACGGCACCGGCCAGTCCACGATGGACGGCATCATTCGCGCGACCAACCGGTTGGTCTGCGGCTCCGTCTTCGTGATCGCCGGCTACGGCTGGTGCGGACGCGGCATCGCCATGCGAGCCAAGGGGATGGGCGCCGATGTCGTCGTGACCGAGGTCGATCCATTGAAGGCCCTGGAAGCCGTCATGGATGGCTATCGCGTCATGCCGATGGAAGAAGCCGCCCCGATCGGCGATTTCTTCGTCACCGTGACCGGCAATCTGAAAGTCATTCGCGGCGAGCATTTCGCCAAGATGAAAGACGGCGCCATCGTCTGCAACAGCGGCCACTTCAATGTAGAACTGGATATTCCGGCCTTGGAGAAACTGGCCAAGAAGCGGAAAGTCGTCCGCGACGGCGTCGAGCAATTCACCTACAAAAACGGCAATCGCGTGAGCCTCCTCGGCGAAGGCCGGCTGGTCAATCTCGCCACCGCCGAAGGCCATCCCTCCAGCGTCATGGACATGAGCTTCGCCAACCAGGCACTCAGCGCCGAGTACATCGTCAAGAACTACAAAATGCTCGAGAAGAAGGTGTACCCGGTCCCGGCCGTCATCGATAAAGAAATCTCGCGGCTCAAGCTCGCCGGCATGGGCGTGGACATCGACAAGCTGACGAAGGAGCAGGAGAAGTACTTGGCCTCCTGGGAAATGGGAACATAG
- a CDS encoding Tll0287-like domain-containing protein yields MIRRRLLPALGVFLISMVGPLSVVAADDAVETGRLLAILLDAGRGAIAANQPLINDAGKGDKGLTPDVFAQQLTEKFKGRTGVDLGNLKGGTVPERAQKLLPELVAAAKQTVADNQATINKSGVGYKGFTPAHFGTQTAAGFSAKTGIYLKQTTTDGLLRNQKNKADEFESAMMKKLGDPAYPRQGDKILNEAVGGDVRIMLPLYYGKGCMGCHGEPKGETDVSGYKREGAKEGDLGGAVSVKLPAK; encoded by the coding sequence ATGATCCGACGAAGATTACTTCCGGCACTCGGAGTGTTTCTCATTTCAATGGTCGGTCCACTGTCGGTTGTTGCGGCGGATGACGCCGTCGAAACCGGTCGCCTTCTGGCGATCTTGCTGGATGCCGGGCGTGGGGCCATTGCGGCCAACCAGCCGTTGATCAATGATGCGGGCAAAGGGGACAAGGGATTGACGCCCGATGTCTTTGCCCAACAGCTCACGGAAAAGTTCAAGGGTCGAACAGGAGTGGATTTAGGTAATCTCAAAGGGGGTACTGTTCCAGAGCGAGCGCAAAAGCTTCTGCCGGAATTGGTCGCCGCCGCAAAGCAGACCGTGGCCGACAATCAGGCGACCATCAATAAGTCAGGGGTCGGGTACAAAGGTTTTACGCCGGCACATTTCGGCACCCAGACGGCGGCAGGATTCAGCGCGAAGACCGGCATCTATCTCAAGCAGACGACGACAGACGGATTGCTCAGAAACCAAAAAAATAAGGCCGATGAGTTTGAGTCAGCCATGATGAAAAAGCTTGGCGATCCAGCCTATCCCCGTCAGGGAGACAAGATCCTGAATGAGGCGGTCGGGGGAGATGTACGGATTATGCTGCCTCTGTACTATGGCAAAGGCTGCATGGGTTGCCATGGCGAGCCAAAGGGTGAGACCGACGTGTCTGGGTATAAGAGAGAAGGTGCTAAGGAAGGTGACTTGGGAGGTGCTGTCAGCGTCAAGCTTCCTGCCAAATAA
- a CDS encoding VIT1/CCC1 transporter family protein, translated as MQAASAYDPHLARDLILDELFDLSLYKALRGITQSDIHDTLDELIKIETAHLAFWQRFFNLNLEQLDLGRRIKLSIMTMVCRIFGSMAVHLVLEAIEVHGVRKYLAVWQAHQGKPLGEALHGILMDEFKHEDVLVTALTQRQINPEKIRNIFLGLNDGLVEILGAVSGFFGAFGSATMVLIAASTTAVAGALSMGAGAFLALNSEQEVKSTDVAKKVFLGEASDVTPMEEPPLSSALVVGSAYLLGAIVPVFPVLLGATDPRFSILTAGLMVILVSTVLSFLSGMDIKRRILLNLVIITVAVSISYGIGIVAKNYWGVAL; from the coding sequence ATGCAGGCTGCTTCAGCCTATGATCCTCACCTGGCACGGGATCTGATCCTCGACGAGTTATTCGATCTGTCGCTCTACAAAGCGCTTCGAGGCATCACTCAATCGGACATCCACGACACGTTGGATGAATTGATCAAGATTGAAACCGCCCACCTTGCCTTCTGGCAGCGTTTTTTCAATCTCAACCTGGAGCAACTGGACCTCGGCCGACGGATCAAATTATCCATCATGACGATGGTCTGTAGGATTTTCGGATCGATGGCGGTACACCTGGTCCTCGAAGCGATCGAAGTTCACGGAGTGCGGAAGTACCTCGCTGTTTGGCAGGCACATCAGGGCAAACCGCTTGGGGAAGCCTTGCACGGGATTCTCATGGACGAGTTCAAGCATGAAGATGTGCTGGTCACGGCCCTGACGCAGAGACAAATCAATCCGGAAAAAATCCGCAATATTTTTCTTGGCCTGAATGACGGCCTGGTGGAAATTCTCGGGGCCGTCAGTGGATTCTTCGGAGCCTTCGGCAGCGCGACCATGGTGCTGATCGCCGCCTCGACAACCGCGGTCGCCGGAGCCTTGTCGATGGGCGCCGGGGCGTTCCTGGCGCTGAACTCGGAGCAGGAAGTGAAATCGACCGACGTCGCGAAGAAGGTTTTTTTAGGTGAAGCCTCTGACGTCACCCCGATGGAAGAGCCACCGCTGTCATCGGCGCTGGTCGTCGGCTCAGCCTACCTGCTGGGCGCCATCGTCCCAGTCTTCCCTGTACTGCTGGGCGCCACGGATCCGCGGTTTTCCATTCTGACGGCCGGCCTTATGGTCATACTGGTCTCGACGGTCCTCTCGTTCTTATCCGGCATGGACATCAAACGACGCATTCTACTCAACCTGGTGATCATCACCGTGGCGGTCAGTATCAGCTATGGCATCGGCATCGTGGCGAAGAACTACTGGGGGGTTGCGCTGTAA
- a CDS encoding B12-binding domain-containing radical SAM protein, whose amino-acid sequence MGFPPIGIMSLSSVVKQAGHECVMFDQANPDTPNDVIIDQINREQPDLVGLSFLSTTSYPYAKILARQIRATNLKVKLAFGGVFASLNAPLVKMQCPEVDYICRGDGEQLLLDLLANFDSPEAVASLTWMKDGKVVHNPNRPMERHLDQWPFPDRESLKLDFIESMPLDVPAVLSMERFTTMQTSRGCPWPCVFCDIPIFNEGKWRARTPAHVVAELKYLEEHGYGSIYFVDDHFLLQPKRIEAICNGVMDEKLTIQWGIEGRVDSVAQHLFPAMAKAHCRTVMFGIESGSQKILDRLKKEQTLAEVTTAVKNAKKAGIEIVHGFFTVGNPDETVEDMKATFDFAAKLPLDTFGFNRLCVYRGTPLWQEYVKRGLVQESTDWYKYFKCSEIDPTCLPGETINRVRQKGLQKLFMYKLFCYPIQTMRLLRRFLRFMPLRDVVFLITKPFMGQKKGATKSEVLSRAVEHADMKDAAAQMTQMTDEMLHDVLEASRAERDRIQREAEGSRELPMFSAR is encoded by the coding sequence ATGGGTTTCCCGCCCATCGGCATCATGTCGCTTTCGTCTGTTGTCAAGCAGGCCGGCCATGAGTGCGTGATGTTCGATCAGGCTAATCCCGACACGCCGAACGATGTCATCATCGATCAGATCAATCGTGAGCAGCCGGATCTCGTCGGCTTGAGCTTCCTGAGTACCACCAGTTATCCCTACGCCAAAATTCTTGCGCGCCAGATTCGCGCGACGAATCTCAAAGTAAAGCTCGCTTTCGGCGGCGTCTTTGCCAGTCTCAATGCGCCGCTGGTCAAAATGCAGTGCCCCGAAGTCGATTATATCTGTCGTGGCGACGGTGAGCAGTTGTTGCTTGATTTGCTTGCAAACTTCGACAGTCCGGAAGCCGTGGCCAGCCTGACCTGGATGAAGGACGGCAAGGTTGTACACAATCCAAACCGTCCGATGGAACGGCATTTGGATCAGTGGCCTTTTCCTGATCGAGAGAGTCTGAAGCTCGACTTCATCGAGTCGATGCCGTTGGATGTGCCGGCGGTCCTCTCGATGGAGCGATTTACCACGATGCAGACCTCGCGTGGCTGTCCCTGGCCCTGCGTCTTTTGCGACATCCCGATTTTCAACGAGGGCAAATGGCGAGCACGAACGCCTGCGCACGTCGTTGCCGAACTCAAATATCTTGAAGAGCATGGGTATGGGTCGATCTATTTCGTGGACGATCATTTCCTGCTCCAGCCGAAACGCATTGAAGCTATCTGCAACGGCGTCATGGATGAAAAGCTGACGATTCAGTGGGGGATCGAAGGCCGAGTCGATTCAGTGGCTCAGCATCTGTTCCCCGCGATGGCTAAAGCTCACTGCCGTACGGTTATGTTCGGGATCGAGAGCGGCAGCCAGAAAATTCTCGATCGCCTGAAGAAAGAGCAGACGCTGGCGGAGGTGACGACCGCGGTTAAAAATGCCAAGAAGGCTGGCATCGAGATCGTGCACGGGTTCTTTACGGTCGGCAATCCTGACGAGACCGTCGAAGATATGAAGGCCACATTCGATTTTGCGGCCAAGCTGCCGTTGGATACGTTCGGGTTCAACCGGCTCTGTGTCTACCGCGGGACCCCGCTGTGGCAGGAATATGTGAAGCGCGGGTTGGTGCAAGAATCGACCGATTGGTACAAGTACTTCAAATGCTCTGAAATCGATCCAACCTGCCTGCCCGGCGAGACGATCAATCGCGTGCGGCAGAAGGGGCTGCAAAAGTTGTTCATGTACAAGCTGTTCTGTTACCCGATCCAGACCATGCGCTTGCTCCGCCGATTCTTGCGGTTTATGCCGTTGCGCGACGTGGTGTTCCTGATTACTAAGCCGTTCATGGGGCAGAAGAAGGGCGCGACGAAATCCGAAGTGCTCTCGCGCGCGGTGGAACATGCCGACATGAAAGATGCGGCGGCGCAGATGACGCAAATGACGGACGAAATGCTGCACGACGTCTTGGAAGCTTCCCGCGCCGAACGGGATCGTATTCAGCGAGAGGCGGAAGGGTCACGAGAACTTCCCATGTTTTCCGCCCGATAA
- the sucD gene encoding succinate--CoA ligase subunit alpha, whose protein sequence is MSILVNKNTRVVVQGITGKEGSFHATQCKAYGTKVVAGVTPGKAGQEVEGIPVFNTVRDAVKKEGCDTSLIFVPPPFCADAILEAADAGVKLIICITEGIPVNDMVKVKRALYGRDVRLIGPNCPGVITVDEAKIGIMPGFIHKKGIVGVVSRSGTLTYEAVHQLSTLGLGETTCVGIGGDPVNGTGFVDVLALFEKDPETQGIVMIGEIGGDAEEKAAEFIKKNVKKPVVSFIAGITAPPGRRMGHAGAIVSGGKGTAAEKMKTLESAGVKVVKNPAEIGNAIKQALGR, encoded by the coding sequence ATGTCAATTTTGGTGAATAAGAACACGCGGGTAGTGGTGCAAGGGATCACGGGCAAAGAAGGCTCGTTCCATGCGACGCAATGCAAGGCGTATGGCACAAAGGTCGTGGCCGGTGTGACCCCTGGGAAAGCCGGGCAGGAAGTCGAAGGCATCCCCGTTTTCAATACAGTGCGGGATGCGGTCAAGAAAGAGGGCTGCGACACGTCGTTGATTTTCGTGCCGCCGCCTTTCTGCGCCGATGCCATCCTGGAAGCCGCCGATGCCGGCGTGAAGCTGATCATCTGCATCACCGAAGGCATTCCAGTGAACGACATGGTGAAGGTGAAGCGGGCGCTCTATGGCCGCGATGTGCGATTGATCGGCCCCAATTGTCCCGGTGTCATCACGGTGGACGAAGCGAAGATCGGCATTATGCCGGGCTTCATTCACAAAAAAGGCATCGTCGGGGTTGTGTCTCGCAGCGGGACCCTCACCTATGAAGCGGTGCATCAGCTTTCGACTCTGGGCCTTGGTGAAACCACCTGTGTCGGGATCGGCGGCGATCCGGTGAATGGAACCGGCTTTGTCGATGTGTTGGCGCTGTTCGAGAAAGATCCCGAGACCCAGGGGATTGTGATGATCGGTGAGATCGGCGGCGATGCCGAAGAGAAAGCCGCTGAGTTCATCAAGAAGAATGTGAAGAAGCCGGTCGTGAGTTTTATCGCCGGTATCACGGCACCGCCAGGCCGCCGTATGGGCCACGCCGGCGCTATTGTGTCCGGCGGGAAGGGCACGGCTGCTGAAAAAATGAAGACGCTTGAATCAGCCGGTGTGAAGGTTGTAAAAAATCCGGCCGAGATCGGCAACGCCATCAAGCAGGCATTGGGCCGCTGA